In the genome of Thermodesulfobacteriota bacterium, the window GACCGGGATGACCCTCTTCTTCAGGGCGTAACTCAAGATCCCCCTATCCTCGCCAAAGGTTTCGTCTTTGGTAATGGTCTCATAATAGACGTTCTCCGCGGGGATATAGAGCAGGGCAAAATCATAAGTGCCCTCTTGGGGGAGGATGTACTTGCTGGCGACGTCATCGATATGTTTCTTCACGTCCCGGACGAACATCTTCTGGGCCCCCTTCCTCTCTTCCTCGGTTTTGGATTCGATCATCCGCCTGAAATTGTCCAGGGGGAACTTCGAATCGATGGGAACGAGCCTCTCCCCCAACCGGATGACCGCGTCCACCCGCTCCCCGGTCGAGAAGGAGTGCTGGAGGGTGAAGAATTCGGCCGGAAGGATCTGGGATAACAACTCTCCCAGGAAGAGTTCTCCCAAGCCCCCCCTCAGCTTGGGAGGCTGGAGGATCTCCTGAAGGGTGGCGATATCCTTTCCCACCTCGAAGATGCGTCGGCTCGCCTCGGACAATTCGCCGATATTTCTCTGGACGTCTCCGATCACCCTGGCCGCATTGTCCAGGCGGCGGTTGATCTCTCCACTCGACGACTGGAGCTGACGGTTCACCTGCTCTGTGATCCCACGCAGCTGAGCATTGATGACCTCTTGCTGCTGGGTGAGCTGGGCGATATTCCTCGAAAGACCTTCGTTGATCTGTTCTCTCAGGTGGTCGATCTGTTGCTGGATCAGGGACCACACCGCTTGAGAGGAGACCTCCGCTTTTACGCCTTCGACCAACTTCCTCAACCGCTGCTCCATGAGGAAAAAGGTAAAGAGGAGGATGGCGAGGGTCACGATCGCGCCGATCAACAGGTAAATCCCCTCCATGTCCTCATCCTCCCTCGAGAGGGGTTCAGGGATGCTGCACGATGAAATATCCCTCCACCCTTCCCTCGTGGAGATTGTGGAGGGAGGCCCGCCACCGGCTCTCGCTCCCCCCCGGACCAGAAGGGATGGGCCATTCGATCTTGACCGGGCTCGTCCCTGAAAGATCGAAACGAACCCCACCCCTTTCTAAATTTTCAAGAGAGACCTTTAAAGGAGTTGGGGGCCCCTCCCATCGCACCTCCACTTTGATCTTGCCTCCATCGTCGTCCTCTTTGGAGGAGGCCTGAGGGATGAAGAAGGAGAACTGTTCCCTCTCTTTTCCCTCGATTTGAAAAGGAAAGATGATGAACCTCCGCTCCAACACGTTATTCTCGTGGCGGACATCGTCCATCCGGGACTTCGGGCTGACCGAAACCTTTACCCTGGCCACCCCACGGATGGGGACGCGGAAGGGGGGCATGAGGAGATAGGGATTCCTCGAATTGGCTTTCAACTCATCGGAAACGAAATGTTCGAACTCCGAGATCTTCCGGTCATTCAAATAGATTCTGACCTTAAAGGTCCCTCCCCTCCGAAGGTCCAGTTCCCCTGAATTGGAAAGGTAGATCATCAACTCCAGGTCCTCGTTGAGATCGAAATCCTGGACGATGAGATCCGGGCCTTTTGGAGCCCCTTCGAGGACCTTTCTCAATGCATTGTTTTCCGGGTTCTTCTCCCCCTGCTCCGTTGAGGTTTCGACCCTCACCTCCACTTCCTTGCGGCCAAAGATTGAAATGGGAATGGGGAGGGTGAGCTTCCCATTGGGTTGAAGCCAGAGATGGTCGGTCAAGCTCTTCAAGGCATAACGGCCTTCCAACCGGCCATCCAAAAAGAGACTCAGGCCTCCCTGATCCATCGGAAAGGGGGCATTTCCAACATTCACGAGGGTGGCAAACAACCTTCTCTTCTTCTTTAGGAAGATCTCCGTTAGGGCGAGGTCTGGAAGAGAGGACTCCTTCGTAGCAGGCGCTGTGGTTGAAAGGGTAAGAAGACGGAGGTCACGCTCCCCCTCCTGAAGTTTTCCCTCTTCTCCCTTTTCTTCCTCCTTCCGAGCCTGATCCTCCTTCGGACCATCCATTGGAAGGGACGTCTCCTCACCCTCCCTCCGGAGTTTCCCTTCCTGCTCATCCGCCGCCCCTCCCTTCTCCAGTTCAAACCTCATAGAAAGAGGTGAATCGGGGGATTGGGGACGTTCAACCGAAGGTGGGTTTTGGGAAGGCTGAAGGGCCCCTTTTGCAGAACATCCCCATAGAGAGAGGAGAGAAACAAGGCAGAGGATTAAACCTTTGATCATCGCCTCTTTTGGAACCTCTGGGTCATAAGATATCTCATCGCCCCCATAAACGCAAGGGAGGATCGCCTTCAAAAGCGAACCTTGACACGGCGTTGGGGACGTTGTAATTTCTAACCCACGGGAGGATCAGGATGAGGAGATGGATCGATCTTCGAAGCGACACCGTGACACGGCCGACACCCGCCATGAGACGGGCCATGGCCGAAGCCGAGGTGGGCGACGACGTATACGGCGAAGACCCCACGGTGAATGCGCTGCAGGAGAAGGTGGCCCGAATCCTCGGCAAAGAGGCCGCCCTCTTCGACCCGTCCGGGACGATGGCCAATCAACTGGCGATCAAATCCCATACCCAGCCGGGCGACGAGGTGATCCTTGAGGCAACCTCCCATCCATACAATTTTGAAGGCGGGGCCGGGGCAGCCCTTTCGGGCATCCAGTTCCATTGCCTCAAAGGGATTCGAGGAATCCTCGAAGCGGAGCAGATTGAAGAGGCCATCCGGCCCGCAGATGCTCACTACCCCGTGACCCGGCTCATCTGCCTCGAAAACACCCACAATCGGGGAGGGGGGTCTATCTACCCCATCGAAAAGATGGCCGAGATCCATCGCCTTGCCAAATCGAGAGGCCTTTCTGTCCATCTCGACGGGGCCCGCCTGTGGAATGCCTCGGTGGCCACGGGGATCCCCCCCAAAGCGTATGCCCAGTACGCCGACTCCGTCTCGGTATGTCTCTCGAAGGGATTGGGCGCCCCTATTGGATCGCTGGTGGCGGGCTCCAAAGGGTTCATCGACCGCGTCCACCGCTTCCGGAAGATGTTCGGAGGAGGGATGCGCCAGGTCGGCATCATTGCCGCGGCAGGCCTTTACGCCCTGGATCACCATTTCGAACGGCTCAGCGAGGATCATCAACATGCGAAACAGCTGGCCCTGGGTCTGAGGGAGATCGCCGGGATCGGCCTCGACCCAGACCAGGTGGAGACGAACATGGTGATCTTTGATGTGGCCGGAACGGGCAAGACAGCCCACCAGATCGCCGGGGAGATGAGAGACCTGGGCGTCCTCATCCATGTCCTGGGAAAGACGCAGATCCGCCTCGTGACCCATCTCGATGTGACTTCAGAAGACATCGAGACGGCCCTTCGGGCCTTCAGGAAGGTCTGCTCCTGAAAGGGTCTGAACCCCATTCGTTCGAAAGTTCGGAAGAGAGCAATGGAACCCATCCTCATCTTCGTCACGTGCGGTTCAGAGGAGGAAGCCCTCAAGATCGCCCGCGCTTTGGTGGAAGATCGGTTGGTCGCCTGCGTCAACCTCCTCGCCCCTGTTCGGTCCATCTACCGATGGGAGGGAAGGGTTTGGGATGAGAGGGAATGGCTCCTCCTGATGAAAACCCAGAGAAAGAGGTTTGCCGAGGTGGAATCGAAGGTGAAATCCCTCCATTCTTACTCCGTGCCGGAGATCATCGGCCTTTCCCTCACCGAGGGAAACCCGTCTTATTTGAATTGGCTTGCGGACATGACGGAGCCAGGGCAAGAGGGGGGCTAAGGGAGGGAAGGTTTCTTCAAATGATAGTCAGTATTCTGCTCGAAGGTGTAGGCCACCCTCAGGAGGGTTCCCTCGTCGAAATGTCTTCCCATGATCTGAAGACCGATCGGAAGTCCCTCTCGGCTGAAACCGCATGGAATGGTGATGGCGGGAATCCCGGCGAGGTTGACCGGGATGGTCAGGATGTCTGAAAGGTACATCTGAAGGGGATCTCCGACCTTCTCTCCGATCTTAAAGGCGGGTGTAGGAGCCGTCGGGGCCACCAACACTTCCACTTCTTCAAAGGCTTTTTCAAAATCCCTCCGGATCAAGGTCCTGGCCTGTGAGGCCTTCCGGTAGTAGGCGTCGTAATATCCCGCAGAGAGGACATAGGTCCCGAGGATGATCCTCCGTTTCACTTCACTGCCAAACCCCTCGGCCCTCGTCCGCTCATACATCTCGAGGAGGTCGCTGAAGCGGCTCGAACGAAATCCGTACTTGACCCCATCGTAGCGGGCCAGATTGGAACTGGCCTCCGCCGTACAGAGGATATAATAGATGGCCACAGCGTAAGGCGTATGGGGAAGCGAGATCCCCTTCACCTCGGCCCCCATCCGTCGAAAGAGATCGATCGCCTCGCGGACCGCCCGCTCCACATCCGGATCCATCCCCTCGACGAAATACTCCTCGGGGATTCCGATTCGAAGGCCCCTCACCTCCTTCACCAAGAAGGTGCGATAATCCGGCACTTCCACGTTGACCGAGGTGGAGTCGCGGGGATCGTATCCGCTGATCGCGCCGAGCAGGATGGCACAATCTTCGACGTCCTTCGTCATCGGACCGATCTGATCGAGCGAGGAGGCGAAGGCGACGAGGCCGTATCGCGAAACCCGGCCATAGGTCGGTTTCAGGCCTACGATTCCGCAACAGGAGGCGGGTTGGCGGATCGACCCTCCCGTGTCCGTTCCGAGTGCAGCGATACACTCATCGGCGGCCACCGCTGCCGCTGAACCACCGCTCGACCCCCCCGGAATCCGACTCAGGTCCCAAGGGTTGCGGGTGATCTGGAACCCCGAATTCTCCGTGGAGGATCCCATGGCAAATTCATCCATGTTCAACTTTCCGAGAAAGACCGCATGCCTCTCCCTCAGCCTCTGGATGACGGTGCCGTCATAAAAAGGGATGTAATGTTGTAAAATTTTCGAGGCGCAGGTGGTCGGGACCCCTTTGGTACAGAGGATGTCCTTCAGCCCGATCGGGATCCCGGCAAGCTCCCCGACCGGCTCCCCCCTTCGAATCGCCCGGTCCGCCTCGTCAGCTTGCTCGAAGGCCTCCTCCTTCGTCAACCGGAGATAGGCCTGGATTTTCTCCTCCACCTTTTCGATCCGCCGGTAGAGGTCCTCGGTGATCTCCCTCGAGGTCACCTCCTTCTTCACCAAAAGGTCATGAAGCTCGTGGATCGTAAGCCGATGAAGTTCCATCGTCGCCCTACTCGATGATCCGGGGGACCTTGAAATAGCCCTCCTCCTGGTCCGGGGCATTGCTCAATATCTCCTGCCCCGGAAATGACCCCGAGACCTCATCTTCCCGGAAGACGTTGACCAGGGGGATGGCATGGGAGGTCGGCTCAACGCCAGAGGTATCGAGGCGGTTGAGCTGATCCATGTAGACGAGGATCTGGTCTAATTGTTGGCCGAACCTCTCCCTCTCTTCCTCGGTCAACTCCAGCCGGGCCAACCTCGCCACCTTCTCGATATCGATCTTCATCCGATCTCCCCTCGCCTTCTCACCCGAGGAGGGTTTGAATGCGTCGAAGGCTCTCCTCCAGTTTTTCTCGCTGAGTGCGAAAGGACTCCGCCTTCAACCGGACCTCCTGAACCACTTCTGGAGGGGCCTTCGAGAGAAACTGTTCGTTCGAAAGCTTCTTCAGAATAAAGGCGCTCTCCTTCTCGATCTTTCCGATCTCTTTTTGCAGCCTTCTGGCCTCCTCTTCCATGCGATCCCGATCCATCGGGACGAAAAGTTCTGCCCCCTGGACGAGGGCATACGCGCTGTAAAGGGGTTTCTCTACCTGGGGACCGACCTTCAACTCCTTGACCAGCGCGAGGAAGCGGAGGAAGGGCTCCAGCTCTCGCCACCGCTCCCCGGAGGCTTCGTCTTTCGTCCGGACCAGAACGGTGATCTGCTCGGAAGGAAAGAGGTTCATCTCTCCCCGGATCCTTCGTAGGCTGCTCACGGCCTCGATCACGAGGTCGATCTCCTCGGCGCCGGGATCGTCGAAACGGGGGTCGGCTTGAGGATAGGGAGAGATCATGATTGAATCCTGCTCCCTTCGCAATGGCAGCTGCTGCCAGATCTCCTCGGTGAGGAAGGGCATGAAGGGGTGAAGGAGCCGCAGGAGAGTTTCGAGGACCTCCAGGAGGGTCTGCCTCGTGAGGGCCTGCCGGTTGGGTTCGACCTCCCGGTAAAGGTAGATCTTGCTCATCTCGAGATACCAGTCGCAGAACTCGTGCCAGACGAATTGGTAGAGGAGATGACAGGCCTCGTGGAATTTGTATTCCTCCAGACTCTCCCTGACCGAACGGATCGTTTCGTTCAACCGCCGCCGGATCCACCGATCGGGCAGGCTGTAGTGCTCCACAGGGGCGGGTTCGACCGCCCCATCCGGGCCGTGGGGCTCGAGATTCATTAAAACGAACCTCGAGGCGTTCCAGATCTTGTTGGCGAAATGGCGGTACCCTTCGGTCCGCGATTCCGAAAGCTTCAAATCGCTTCCGGGCATGGTCAAGGCGGCCAGGGTAAAGCGGAGGGCATCGGCGCCGTATCGATCGATCAACTCGAGAGGATCGACGACGTTTCCCCGGGTCTTCGAATACTTCTCCCCTTTTTCGTCCCTGACCAGGCCGTGGATATAGACGTCCCGAAAGGGGACGTCGGACATGAACTTGAGGCCCATCATCATCATCCGGGCCACCCAGAAGAAGAGGATATCGAACCCCGTGACCAGCACCGAGGTGGGATAGAAGACTTTCAGCTCCTTCGTCTCTTCGGGCCATCCCATCGTCGAGAAGGGCCAGAGGGCGGAGCTGAACCAGGTATCGAGGACATCGGTCTCCTGCCTGAGCCGAGAAGATCGACACTTGGAGCAGGCCGGGGGGGCGGTCTTGGCCACCATCACCTCCCCGCACTCCTCGCAGTACCAAGCGGGAATTCGGTGGCCCCACCAGATCTGTCGGGAGATGCACCAGTCTTTGATATTCTCCATCCATTCGTAGTAGGTCTTCTCCCAGAGATCGGGGATGATCCGGGTCCGCCCACTCCTGACGGCCTCGATGGCAGGCTGGGCCAAGGGCTTGGTGCGGACGAACCACTGGAGGGAGAGGTTGGGCTCAACGATGGTCTTGCACCGGTAACAGTGGCCAACCTTGTGCCTGTAATCCTCGGTCTTGAGGAGGATGCCCTCCCGGGCCAGATCCTCCAAGATCTTTTCCCGACATTCGAACCGCTCCAGCCCTCGGTAGGGGCCCGCCTGCTCGGTCATCCTGCCGGTCTCATCGATCACCTTGATCTGCTCCAGTCCATGTTTCAACCCGATCTCGAAATCGTTGAAGTCATGGGCAGGGGTGATCTTGAGGCACCCGGTCCCGAACTCCCTCTCCACATACGGATCGCCGATGACGGGGATCTCCCTGCCGAGAAGGGGTAGGCGGACCTTCCGGCCGATGGATTCCCGGTATCGCCCATCCTCTGGATGGACGGCGACGGCCGTATCGCCCAACATCGTCTCAGGCCGCGTCGTCGCGACCACGAGAAAACCGTCCCCTTCCTTGAAAGGGTACCGGAGGTAGTAGAGCTTCCCTCCGATTTCGTGGTGCTCCACCTCTAAATCGGAAAGGGCGGTCTGGCATCTCGGGCACCAGTTGATGATATAATAACTCCGGTAAATTAATCCCTCCTGGTAGAGCCGGATGAAGACCTCCCGGACCGCTTCCGAAAGGCCTTCGTCCATCGTAAACCTTTCCCGGGACCAATCACAGGAAGCGCCGAGCTTCTTCAACTGGTTGATGATGGTTCGGCCCGACTGTTCCTTCCACTGCCAAACTCGTTCGATAAACTTCTCCCTGCCGAGGGCGTGCCGGTCGAGACCTTCCTCCAACAGCTGCCTCTCGACCACGTTTTGGGTGGCGATGCCCGCATGGTCGGTCCCGGGCATCCAGAGGACGTTGAAGCCCTCCATTCTTTTAAAACGGATGAGGATGTCCTGGAGGGTATTGTTCAGGGCGTGGCCGATGTGAAGGACGCCGGTGACATTCGGGGGAGGGATGACGATCGAATAGGCCGGTCGTTGGGAATTTTCGTCGGCGCGAAAATAATTCCGCTCCGTCCAGAAACGGTACCATTTTTCCTCCACCAGGTGTGGATCGTAAGCCTTGTCCAGAAGTTTCGAACCCATGTCCGCAACCCGATGCCTCCTTATCCCTCATCCATTTTCTGAAGCCTCTCGATCTCCTGCCGGATGGCCTTTTCTGCCAGCTCGGGAACGATCTCTCGAACCAACTGTTCGATGCGCTCCATCGTGTGGGTAATCACTTGGGTGGCGATCTCGGGAATGACCTTGCCCATAAAATCTTGCATCATTTCCTGGACCCCTTTGACGACCACCTCTTCGATCGCACGTTCGAACCTTTTCTCCGGAGCCGGGATCCTCTCAAGGGCCATCTCCGGCGGCTCCTCCTTTTCTTTAGGGGCTTGAATCAAGGCCTCTTCGAAGGGTTCCACCGGTGTCAAGGCCTCGGCCGAAGGGAATTCCTCCGAAGTGGGGGAGATCTCTTGAAGAAGGGTGAACTCCCTTTCGAGGGCCTCTTCGAAGCGAGGCTGAGGGGGAAGAATCTCTTCTTTGGTTTCTTCCTCGAATTTTTCCTCGAATTCTTCCTCGAATTCTTCCTGAAATTCTTCCGGGAATTCCTGTTCGAATTCCTCGAGGGCCCCCACCTCTTCCTCAGCGACCACCGCCTCTTCCTCTACCTCCTCAAGTTTTTCTAATTCGTCCGTCAGTTCTTCCAAGAAGGCCTCTGGAAACTCATCCTCCCCAAGCTCCTGAAGTTCCGAGGAGGCCAGCTCAACCGTCTCAGCAGGCGTGGGAGCCAAGGCCTCCTGCTGCTCCTCCCGATAAGAGAAGGAGGAGACGGCCTCTTCCGCCTGAAGCGTCGTCTCGAACTCCTGAAGGAGGGAATAGGGATCGGGCAGCTTCGTGGAGGGCGTGGGAGCCTCGGGGCGGGTGTGGGCCCCCTCCATCCCGAGCTCCTTCTCAAGGGTGGGTCGAAGTTGTTCGACCTTCTGCATCACCTCTTCCATATCGATTCTCTGAAAGAGGTCGATTTCTTCGGGTCCCTGCAACCCCGCGGCCCTCCCTATAGGTTCCGATGTTTCCTCCTCCTGCCTCCCTCCCCCTTCCAGAACCATCTCAAATTCTTTTGGGGTCTCCTGGGCCTCTTTTTGCGAGCTCTCCCAGGTCTCGATGGCCGGCATCTCTCCGAGGGGCTCCTCTTCCGTCTGGAGGGCGAGATCCTCGATGCTCATCTTCGATTCAGGCTCTTCGATCACATCCACAAGCTCGATGATCTCCTCATCGCTCTCCCAAGACTCCTCGAGCGAGAAGCCCTCCTGGTCGATTTTTTCGCTCAGTTGCCCGATCAGGTGTTGGACCGCTTCCTCGCTAAAAGGCCTGGTGATCACCCCCTCGGGTTTCAAGAACCTCCTTTCCGGTTCCGAAAGCTCTTCGAATGGGTCAAGGAGAAGGATAAAAGGGATGCGGGCCAGGCCTTCTTCGGTCTTCATCCTCTCGCAAAGGCCTTTGCCTCCGATGACGAGGTCCGGTTTCAAAAGCCTTCCCCGAACGAGGGCCTCTTCATCATTTGAGGTGAAGAAGAGATGGTATCCCGCCGGCTCAAAGATCCTCTTTAGCTCATTTTGAACCCCTTTGTCCGACTCAGCGATGAGAACCTCTCTTGCCATTTTCTTCTCCCTCTTCCCCGAGCAATCCGTAAAAAGGCAACGGAGATGGCTTTTGAAAAAACTATGCTTACGGGGGACCCACCTTCTTCTGAAGAGCAATCCTCGGCCCTGATAACCCGTAATTATCACAAGCCACGTTCAATTGTCAACTTTTAAAACTCGGTTAGATCCGATAAAAGCCCTCTTTCGCTGAAGGAAAGCCTTTCGATCAACGGACCTCCCTCCGCGTCCCAGGCGGCCCTTCTTTGAGGCCGTTCCTCTTATAGGAACCAACCGAGGCTTGCGGTTTAACGGGTAAGGTATTAATAGAATAAGGTTATAATTGGGGTGACCCTCCAATCCCGAACCCATTGAAACCGGGATTGGATTTCAATAAGGGCTCCACCCCCAAGGCTTGAACGGAGATAGATGAAAGTCGAGGCATTTGATTTCCACCTCCCTAAAACGTTGATCGCCCAATACCCTCCCCTCCGACGGGGAGAGAGCCGTCTCATGGTCCTCCGGAGAGACGAGGAAAGGATCGAGCACCGGAAATTCAGCGACCTTATCGAATACCTCCGGCCGGGTGACCTCCTTGTGATGAATAATACGCGGGTCCTTCCCGCCAAACTCATCGGTCACAAAGAGACGGGGGGAAAGGTGGAACTCCTTCTCATCCCCCCTCGGAACGGTTCGGAAGGGGAATGGGAGGCCCTGGTCAAAAATCTCGGAAAGGGGAAGGGACCGACCCTGGTCTTTTTGGATGAGAAGACCCACCTCATTTTGTCCAGGAAAAAGGATGGAAAGGTGAAAGTCCTCTTCCCCGAGGGGGAATCTCCAGAAAGGCTTCTCAACCGATGGGGTCATATCCCCCTCCCTCCCTATATCCGACGGGAGGAGGAACCCCTGGATCGGGAACGGTATCAAACCGTCTATGCAAAGAAAGAGGGCTCCATCGCCGCTCCCACGGCAGGCCTCCACTTCACCCGCTCCCTCATCCAGAAGATCAAGGAAAAGGGGATCGAGACCGCCTTCATCACACTCCATGTGGGTCCGGGGACGTTCGCTCCGATCAAGGCCGAGGAGGTTGAAGAACACCGCATGGAGCCGGAATGGGTAGAGATTCAGGAAGAGGTGGCTGCGACGATCAACCGGGTCAAACAGGAGGGGCGAAGGGTGATCGCCGTGGGGACGACCACCACCCGTGCCCTCGAATCCTTTGCAGCGGGGAGGGGGCGAGCGAACCCTGGAGCAGGCCTCGTCTCCCTGTTCATTCGCCCTCCCTATGAATTCAAGATCATCGATGGTCTCATCACCAATTTCCACCTTCCAAAATCGACCCTGATCATGCTGGTTTCCGCCTTCGCAGGGAGGGACTTCATCATGAGGGCCTATCGCGAGGCCGTAGAGAAGAGATACCGGTTTTACAGCTATGGCGATGCCATGTTGATCCTTTAACAGAGGGATCGAGGAGCGCGAAAGTTTATCGGTGCAAAAGATGCCTTTCCAATTTACGGTGGTTAAAAAAGAGGCCGCATCCGGCGCGAGATTGGGGAGGATCGTAACCGATCACGGCGTGATCCAGACCCCCGCCTTTCTCCCTGTGGGCACCCAGGGGACGGTAAAATCCCTCACCCCTGAAGAGTTGATCGATCTCGGCGTCGAAGGCATCCTCGGAAACACCTACCACCTCTACCTCAGGCCAGGCCACGAGACGATCGACCGATTGGGAGGGCTTCACCGTTTCATGCACTGGGGAAGGCCCATCCTGACCGACAGCGGGGGATACCAGATCTTCAGCCTGGCCCGACTGCGGAGGGTCTCCGAGGAAGGCGTCACCTTCCAGTCTCATATTGATGGGTCGGAGCATGTGCTCACCCCTGAGAAGGTGATGGAGATCCAGAGGAAGCTCCGAAGCGATATCGCCATGGTCCTGGATGAATGCGTCCCCTACCCTTCTCCTTACGAATATGTGAAGGCCTCCATCGGACGGACGGCCCGATGGGCGGAGAGAAGTCTCAAGGTGAGGCAAAACGGCGATCCCGCCCTCTTCGGAATCGTTCAAGGAGGGGCCTATCCGGATCTCCGGCGGCAGAGCGCCCAAGACCTCCTCGGCCTCGAATTCGACGGTTATGCCATCGGGGGGCTGAGTGTCGGAGAGCCCCGGGCGGTGATGGAATCGGTGTTGAGGCAGACCGTCCCTCTTCTGCCGGAAGACCGGCCGAGATACCTGATGGGTGTGGGCACTCCCGAAGAGATCCTGTGGGCCGTCCTCCAGGGGATCGACCTCTTCGACTGCGTCCTTCCCACGCGGAATGCCCGAAACGGCTCCCTCTTCACCTCCTTTGGAAAGGTCTCGATCAAACAGGCCCGCTATGCAGAGGATCCGAGGCCTCTGGACGAATCGTGTGGGTGTTACACCTGTTCGAACTATTCGAGAGCCTATCTGCGCCATCTCTTTCTGGCCAACGAGATCCTCTCCTCGAGGTTGAATACGATCCACAATATCTTTTATTATATGGATTGGATGAGGAGGATCCGGAAGGCCATCGAGGAGGATCGCCTGACGGGTCTCTACGAATCGGTGAAGGGAGAATGGCCAGCCTCGGAGGAGGCCGGACCTTCAGAGGACGGACCGGTCTTGGTCCGGGAGAGTTCCTAAATTCAGAGAGGAGGAAATTATGTGGATTGAGTTTGCCTACGCCATGGGCCCCCAGCCCGGGGGTGGAAATCAGGGGGCGGCATGGCTGAATTTCATCCCCATCATCCTGATCTTCGTCATCTTCTACTTTCTCCTCATCCGCCCCCAGCAGAAGAGGGCGAAAGAGCACCGCAATCTCCTGGCCAATTTGAAGGAGGGAGATCAGGTATTGACGAGCGGGGGGATCTATGGCAGGATTACCGGGATCAAGGATGACAAAATCACCGTCGAGATCTCCGATCGGGTGAGAGTCAAAGTGAATCGGGGTCATATCGCGGCGGTCATCAAATCGGATTCGGTATAACCCCCCGAATCCTTTTCCCAAAGATGGGAGACCCACACCCCTTGCTCTAACCGTCGTGTTAGGGCTATAATCCACGAGGAGGTGACCCATGTCTCTATCGCTCCAGCCTCAGAGAAAGTACGAAACCATCTTCATCCTCGACCCTGACATCGAAGAAGAGGTCGCCCAATCCGCCCTTGAGAAGATCAAAGGGGTCATCACCCAAGGAAGCGGAGAGATCCTGAAGGTGGAGGATTGGGGAAAGCGAAAGCTCGCCTACAAGGTCCGGAAGAAATCGAAAGGCCACTACATCCTCATCCACTTCTCAGGCACTCCCGAGCTGCTCTCTGAGCTTGAGAGGAATTATCGGGTGATGGACCCGGTGATCAAATTCCAATCGGTCCGTCTCGATGAACGGAAAGCCTCC includes:
- a CDS encoding divalent-cation tolerance protein CutA; the encoded protein is MEPILIFVTCGSEEEALKIARALVEDRLVACVNLLAPVRSIYRWEGRVWDEREWLLLMKTQRKRFAEVESKVKSLHSYSVPEIIGLSLTEGNPSYLNWLADMTEPGQEGG
- the ltaE gene encoding low-specificity L-threonine aldolase, with product MRRWIDLRSDTVTRPTPAMRRAMAEAEVGDDVYGEDPTVNALQEKVARILGKEAALFDPSGTMANQLAIKSHTQPGDEVILEATSHPYNFEGGAGAALSGIQFHCLKGIRGILEAEQIEEAIRPADAHYPVTRLICLENTHNRGGGSIYPIEKMAEIHRLAKSRGLSVHLDGARLWNASVATGIPPKAYAQYADSVSVCLSKGLGAPIGSLVAGSKGFIDRVHRFRKMFGGGMRQVGIIAAAGLYALDHHFERLSEDHQHAKQLALGLREIAGIGLDPDQVETNMVIFDVAGTGKTAHQIAGEMRDLGVLIHVLGKTQIRLVTHLDVTSEDIETALRAFRKVCS
- a CDS encoding valine--tRNA ligase, with translation MGSKLLDKAYDPHLVEEKWYRFWTERNYFRADENSQRPAYSIVIPPPNVTGVLHIGHALNNTLQDILIRFKRMEGFNVLWMPGTDHAGIATQNVVERQLLEEGLDRHALGREKFIERVWQWKEQSGRTIINQLKKLGASCDWSRERFTMDEGLSEAVREVFIRLYQEGLIYRSYYIINWCPRCQTALSDLEVEHHEIGGKLYYLRYPFKEGDGFLVVATTRPETMLGDTAVAVHPEDGRYRESIGRKVRLPLLGREIPVIGDPYVEREFGTGCLKITPAHDFNDFEIGLKHGLEQIKVIDETGRMTEQAGPYRGLERFECREKILEDLAREGILLKTEDYRHKVGHCYRCKTIVEPNLSLQWFVRTKPLAQPAIEAVRSGRTRIIPDLWEKTYYEWMENIKDWCISRQIWWGHRIPAWYCEECGEVMVAKTAPPACSKCRSSRLRQETDVLDTWFSSALWPFSTMGWPEETKELKVFYPTSVLVTGFDILFFWVARMMMMGLKFMSDVPFRDVYIHGLVRDEKGEKYSKTRGNVVDPLELIDRYGADALRFTLAALTMPGSDLKLSESRTEGYRHFANKIWNASRFVLMNLEPHGPDGAVEPAPVEHYSLPDRWIRRRLNETIRSVRESLEEYKFHEACHLLYQFVWHEFCDWYLEMSKIYLYREVEPNRQALTRQTLLEVLETLLRLLHPFMPFLTEEIWQQLPLRREQDSIMISPYPQADPRFDDPGAEEIDLVIEAVSSLRRIRGEMNLFPSEQITVLVRTKDEASGERWRELEPFLRFLALVKELKVGPQVEKPLYSAYALVQGAELFVPMDRDRMEEEARRLQKEIGKIEKESAFILKKLSNEQFLSKAPPEVVQEVRLKAESFRTQREKLEESLRRIQTLLG
- the gatC gene encoding Asp-tRNA(Asn)/Glu-tRNA(Gln) amidotransferase subunit GatC, whose protein sequence is MKIDIEKVARLARLELTEEERERFGQQLDQILVYMDQLNRLDTSGVEPTSHAIPLVNVFREDEVSGSFPGQEILSNAPDQEEGYFKVPRIIE
- a CDS encoding DNA recombination protein RmuC, producing the protein MEGIYLLIGAIVTLAILLFTFFLMEQRLRKLVEGVKAEVSSQAVWSLIQQQIDHLREQINEGLSRNIAQLTQQQEVINAQLRGITEQVNRQLQSSSGEINRRLDNAARVIGDVQRNIGELSEASRRIFEVGKDIATLQEILQPPKLRGGLGELFLGELLSQILPAEFFTLQHSFSTGERVDAVIRLGERLVPIDSKFPLDNFRRMIESKTEEERKGAQKMFVRDVKKHIDDVASKYILPQEGTYDFALLYIPAENVYYETITKDETFGEDRGILSYALKKRVIPVSPNSFFAYLQVIVLGLRGLKIEKDAHRILKSLSGLNRELNAFQGEFQLLGKHLANAANKYEEARRRLERFGLKLEQIETGPAPPVTQGKHEPNQDG
- the gatA gene encoding Asp-tRNA(Asn)/Glu-tRNA(Gln) amidotransferase subunit GatA encodes the protein MELHRLTIHELHDLLVKKEVTSREITEDLYRRIEKVEEKIQAYLRLTKEEAFEQADEADRAIRRGEPVGELAGIPIGLKDILCTKGVPTTCASKILQHYIPFYDGTVIQRLRERHAVFLGKLNMDEFAMGSSTENSGFQITRNPWDLSRIPGGSSGGSAAAVAADECIAALGTDTGGSIRQPASCCGIVGLKPTYGRVSRYGLVAFASSLDQIGPMTKDVEDCAILLGAISGYDPRDSTSVNVEVPDYRTFLVKEVRGLRIGIPEEYFVEGMDPDVERAVREAIDLFRRMGAEVKGISLPHTPYAVAIYYILCTAEASSNLARYDGVKYGFRSSRFSDLLEMYERTRAEGFGSEVKRRIILGTYVLSAGYYDAYYRKASQARTLIRRDFEKAFEEVEVLVAPTAPTPAFKIGEKVGDPLQMYLSDILTIPVNLAGIPAITIPCGFSREGLPIGLQIMGRHFDEGTLLRVAYTFEQNTDYHLKKPSLP